Genomic segment of Myxococcus stipitatus:
CTGGGCCGCGCTTTTCACCGCGATGGCCATCGTCATCTTCGAGCGGCGCGACTTCCGCTGATGCCAAGTCCCCTCTGGAGTCGGCCGATGACGGACGGCGTCAGCGCACTGGAGACGAAGTCCCCAACGCCATACGCGCCTGCTGCATGCCGCGCCGCGCGGGCTCCAGTTCCGGCCGCAGACGCAGGGCCTCTTCGAACGAGGCCATCGCCTCGGACGGCCGCCCCAACTGCAGCAGTGTCCGGCCCAGTTCCAGGTGGGAATCCACCCGCTGGGGGGCAAGCCTCAGCGCTTCCTGGAAGCGCACCAGTGCCTCGTCCAACCGCTTCGCCCGCCGGAGTGCGAGCCCCAGATTGTGGACAACCACGACCGCCGACGGTCGGAGCTGGAGGGTCCGTTCGAGCTGGAGGATGGACTCATCGATGCGCCCGAGAAGCGCCAAGGCCACCGCCAGGTCACTCTGAATCTTGTAGTTGTGGGGAAACGCCCGGGCGGAGATTTCCAGTTGGGGCAGTGCATCCTCCGCGCGCCGCGCCTTGAGATACGAAGCGCCCAGATAGGCACGAAGCAGGGGCTGCTCCGGCACCGAGGCCACGCTGTCCTCCCACAGCGAGATGTCATCGTGCCAGACGGGCACACGCCAGAGCGTCATCACCGCGAAGAGGGCGACAATCCCCCCCGCGAAGAGTCGCAGCGCCCGCGCATTCTCGCGCCGGCGCTCCAGGACCCAGCGCAGGGCGACCGCCACCAGCAGGCTGAAACCAACCGAGGGCAGATAGAGAAACCGCTCCGCATAGGACTCCACGCCTCGGAACTGGAGCAGGAAGATGGGCAGGAGAGGTGCCAGCAGCCAAATCCCTCCCGCGAAGGCGGGGCTCTCCCTGCGACGATGCCGCCACAAAACCACCAAGAGCCCCGCCAGCAACAGCGAGCCCAAGGCCACTTGAGCTGGCTCGGGCAGAACACGCAGTGGCACCGTCGAGATGAGCGGATGCGGCCAGAACAACTTGCCCATCAGCTTCCCCGCGAGGGCCAGCGTATGCACCGGATACATCCCCGCGCGTCCCTCCCCTCCCGGCACCGGTAGACTCGCACCCACCGCGTTCAGCCGGAACGCCGCATATCCCAGCAGCCCCAATCCCAGCGCCGCATACCGGAGTGCCCAGCCGCGAAGTCCGGGGCTCGCCGGGCGAACTCCAGCGGCACGGTCCGTGGCCCACAGCACCGCGGGGAACACGATGGCGACTTCCTTGAACATGAGTGCCGAGAACCACAGCAGCGTCGCGCCCACCCCTCGGCGCCACGACGCCGGCCCCGACACCATGAGCCGCACCCCCAGCAGAACCAGCACTGTGGCTGACACATCCATGCAGCCACTGACCCAGGCCACCGCTTCCGTGTGCACGGGATGAACGGCGAAGAGCAAGGCGCCCGCCAACGCCGCCCATTCCGATTCCTCGGTGAGGCTCCCATCGGGACGTCGTAGACACGTCCGCAACAACCATCCCACCAACACCGAGGCCACCGCATGCATCAGCATCAGCATCAGGTGATATGGCCAGGGTGTGAGGCCAAACAAGGTCCGGCCCACGAACAGGAACACGTGAGCGAAGGGCCGGAAGTACGCCTCCGCGTGGCTGCGCTCCGCTTGTTCTAGAGGCGAGTCCTCGAAGGCGAATAGCGGCTTCACGAAGGCGTCGCCCAGCTCATCGAGTGAGCGCAGCCACGGATTGTCCACGACGAGCTGGTTGTCGTCGTAGACGAACCCGTTGCGAAGCGTCCCCGCGTACACCACCAACGCCGTGATGAAGGTGATCAGAGCTCGAGGCGCAGCGAAAGGGACTTCAGATCGAGAACCGCGCATCAACGCGCCCCCTCATCCGTCGCGGTGGCGGGCGCGGGCCCCGAATCCAAGGGCACCAGTCGGAAGGGGTCTGGAGACTTGCCCGGCACCATCCGGAAGAAGCGTCGGTCGGGGAACTGGGGACGCAGCTTCTCGGCGAAGCCCGGTCCGTCATGCAACACGATGACATCCTGGTCCTGGTCCGGACGTGGCGGTGCCCACTCGAACACGAAGCTGCCTACCTTGCGGAACGCCGGCACCTGATTCCAGGCCACGCCGTACTGCGGCGCCAACACCACCGCGCGGCCCAGCCCCGCATCGTTCACGAACGCATCCATCGACTCATGGATGCGAGCCTGCTCCCGCAGGGACAGCGCATTGCGCGCGCCCAGGATGCCCAGTCCCACCACCAGCGCGCCCAGCACGCCCGCCATCACCGTCGCGCGAGGCAACTCGGCCTTCCGAGCCACGTCGACCAGCCGCTTCAGCCCATGCACTGCCACCAACGCCAGCGCCGGAACACATTCCGAGTAGTGGATGGGCCCCACCGAGTGGATACCGTGGTTGTCATGGAACAGGCCCAACCCCAGCAGTGACAACACGGACAGGAGCAACAGCTTCGTCAGCCGGTCCCACGATGCGCCCGCGCCCACCAACAACATGCCCACGGGCCCCAGGAACCACACCCCCAGCATCAACGCGTTGTAGCTGGTGTTCCCGCCAAAGCGCTCCCACAGCGACCCATCATGCGCGGAGAGCTTCGCCGGGAACGTGTACATGGACACGCGCGCGGGCAGCAACGCATCGCCCGTCACCGCGTGGTTGAAGGCAAGGAAGGCCACCAGCGCCGGCGCCCAGCCGAGCACGAGCCCGCCCAGGCACGCACCCACGGGCAGCTCCCGACGCACCAGCCTCCACAGTACCCAGAGATAGAACGGTGCCAGGAAGAAGAGCGACTCGAAGGGGCGGCACAGGAAGGCCACGCCCCCCATCGCCCCGAACCACGTCCACCAACGCCCGCCCTTCTCTTCCGCCTGGAGATAGAACACCACCGCCACGGACAGGGCCGCACGCGACAGCAGGTGCGCGTGCGAGGTCATGGACAACAGCGCGGACATCGGAGACAGCAGCACCAACAACGCGGCCACCGCGCCCCAAGCGGCGCCCAGCCGACGCGTCACCACCCACGCCACCGCCACCGCGGGTACCGCCGCCGCGAGCGAGAAGACGAGCGACCCCGTCCCCGTCAGCTCGCCGAACGCCCACGCCAACTGCAAGCCCAGCCACTCGAAGCTGGAGCCCATCCCATCGCGTACGTAGAAGAAGAGTGTGGGGAAGGCCTCGATGGGGTCCGTCAACTTCACCAGGACCCGGCCACTGGCGAGCACCTGCCCCCCGAAGCGGGCGGCCTGCTCGTCATCCGTGAAGGCCCGGTCCAGGAGGAACACGGCGCGCCCGATGCGCGCGGCCAGAAAGGCCACCACGCCCACCAGCAGCGCCCCCGCCGTCTTCTCCTGCGCCGTCAGCCCCTCCAGCCGCCGCCACAGCCGGACCGCCGGCCCGGAGCCCCAGTGGACCACGGAGAGCCCCAGCAGGACACCACCGGGCACCAGCAGCAAGGCATGCCCCAGCCACTGGTACAGCTCACCCGGTGAGCTGGCGCTGAAAGGGGGGTGATAGGAGATGGTCAGCCCGGGGGCTGTCATCTTTAGCCCGAAGAAGGCCGCCACCAGAAAACACCCCAGGGCACCTTGAGCCACCGAGGTCCATCCCGTACTGCCACGAGCCGAGGTCATCGACTCCGTGGGGTAGCACACCCCTCACGCACCGAGCAAAGCCACAAGCACGGCCGCGAGGACGGACAGAGGGCAGGCAAATGACTCACCTCGCCTGGCCGCGCCAACCCCAGATGGCCTCGGGTGCCTCAGGCCCCAGGTGGAAGAGCACATCCAACACCGTCACCGAGTGCTCGAATGGAGGATGGTGCTGCGGGTACTCGGGGTACCCCGCGTAGTCCTTGTAGGTGAGCCCGATGCCCGCCGCGTCGAACGCCTCCTGGCGCAGGTAGTCGCGGGCCGCGGGCCCGGAGACGTAGTGCGTCGCCCCCGCCTGCCTCAACAGGTCCAGGATCCGCTCCTGCTTGGCACCGGTGAGCGGCCACTCACGGGAGTCTCGGAAGCGCGTCTGGAGGCCCAGGCACTCCTGGGCGATGCGCCGTATCAGGAACTGGTTCAGCTCCGACAGGTGCGTCCACGTCCGCTCCAGGTACACCTCACGCAAAAGCGGTGCATACCGGTCGAAGTGCGGCGCATTGCCGTACTGGTGGCGCAGCGTCTCCCAATGCTTGCGCGCCCAGGAGTGCTCTTCGATGCGCACGTCACAGATGCGCCGCGACGTGCTGGAGCCCACCGGCACCGTGAGCCACACCGGCCCCTGCGGCGTCTTCACGCGGTTGCGATTGCGCCAGTCCCGGTGCGTGTACTGCACGTCATCGTAGAAGATGAACGTGTCCACATCGTGGATGATGTCGAAGTAGCCCTTCCAGGGCAGATAGTTGGACTGGATGATGGCGACGGTGTGCCGAGGGACCGCTAACACCGGAAGTCCCTCACGGCGGACACCACCGTGGCCTGCTCCGCTTCCGTCATCGTGCTGAAGAAGGGCAGCCGCACCAGCCGGTCACTGACGTCCTCCGTGACCGGGCAGTCTCCCGCCTTCCCGCCGTACTTGCGCCCCATGTCGGAGAGGTGCAGCGGCAAGTAGTGGAACACGGCGTTGATGCCCTGTTGACGAAGCTGCTGGATGAAGCGCGTGCGGACGTCCAGCGACGGCATCAGGAGGTAGTACAGGTGGGACGCATGGTCGCAATGCGCGGGCACATGCGGCTGGACCACGCCCTGCGCCGAGGCCCAGCCCGAGAGCTCCCGGTGGTACGTGTCCCAAATCTCCCGACGGCGGGTCTGGATGCGCTCGCGCTCGCACAGCTGCCCGTAGAGGAAGGCCGCCAGCAGGTCCGACATGACGTAGCTGGAGCCGATGTCCACCCACGTGTACTTGTCCACCATGCCTCGGAAGAAGCGGCTGCGGTTGGTGCCCTTCTCCCGGATGATCTCCGCGCGCTCGGTATACCGCTCATCGTTGATGAGCAGCGCGCCCCCCTCTCCACAGCTCACGTTCTTCGTCTCGTGGAAGCTGAGCGAGGAGAAGACGCCGAGGGTTCCCAAGGGGCGCCCACGATACGAGCCGAAGAGGCCATGCGCGTTGTCCTCCACCACGGACACTCCACGCCGCTGGGCGATGTCCAGGATGGTGTCCATCTCGCAGCCGACGCCGGCGTAGTGGACGGGGACGATGAGGCGCGTGCGCTCCGTGATGAGCGACTCCAGCTTGTTCTCATCCAGGTTCAGCGTATCCGGCCGCACATCCGCGAAGACCGGCCGTGCCCCGCGCAGCGCGAAGGCATTCGCGGTGGAGACGAAGGTGAAGGACGGGACGATGACCTCGTCCCCGGGCTGCAGGTCGAGCAGGAGCCCCGCCATCTCCATCGCGTGCGTACACGAGGTCGTCAGGAGCGCCCGCTTCACCCCCAGCGCCTCTTCCAACAGCGCATGACACTTCCGCGTGAAGCCGCCATCGCCCATGAGGTGGCTGTTCGCCAAGGCCTGCTCGATGTACCTGGCTTCGTTTCCGAGCATCTGCAGCCGATTGAAGGGAATGGTCATGGCGTCACGATGGGGAAGTCGGGAGGGCCCCCAGGGTACAGCACCCACGCGGGCGCCGGGGGACGACTTGCCCCCTCGGTCTCCAGGCCGCCGGGTCGCGCCTCAAACGACCCATGGTGGCCAGGCGGGCACACTCCCCCAGCGACAGGCCCGGAGAACGAGGTAGGCTTCCCTCCGTTGGGCTCGCCCGCCCTCCCCTCTCCGCATGAGCCCCTCCGCCGTCGACATCTCCGTCGTCGTCCCCTGTTTCCGGGGAGAGACGTCGCTCCCCGAGCTGTGCTCCCGGTTGATACGCACGCTTGAGGCACGCCAGTCCTCGTTCGAGGTCATTCTCGTGGACGACAGCGCCAGGCCCTCGCTGTGGGCCGTCATCGAGGGACTGGCGCAATCGGATGCGCGCATCGTGGGCGTCCGGCTGATGCGCAACTTCGGGCAGCACAACGCCACGGTGTGTGGCTTCAGGCATGCCCGCGGACGCTGGGTCGTGACGCTCGACGAGGACTTGCAGAACCCTCCCGAGGAGATTGGCACGCTGCTGGCTCGCGCCGAGGAGGCCGACACGGACGTCGTCTATGGCCTCCCTCGCGTGCGACAAGGCCCGGGATGGCGCTCGCTCGCCTCACGCCTCATCATGGTCATCCCCCGCAAGGTGATGAGGGTGGGGTTCGACATCTCCGCCTTCCGGCTCATCTCCGGCCGCGTCGCCGCCGAAGTCGCTCGCAGCGAACGGCACGACATCATCCTCGACATCTACCTGTCCTGGGTCACCGACCGCATCACCGCCACCGAGGTGCGCCATGACCACCCCGATGGACTGCGCAGCTCGTACACGCTGAGCCGACTGGTGACGGTGTTCTTCAACCTGCTCTTCAACTACGCCACCTTCCCCCTGCGACTGGCGTCCGTTGGCGGCTTCTTCCTGTCGGTGCTCTCCGCCATCGCGGGAGGCTTTGTCCTCTACTCGCGCATCACCGGCCACATCACCGTGCCCGGCTGGGCATCCCTCGCGGTGGCGGTGCTGTTCTCGTCGGGCGTGACGCTGCTGGGCGTGGGCATCCTTTCCGAGTACGTGGCGCGCATCTTCCTTCAAATCAATCAGAAGCCTCAGTCCGTGGTGCGTCAGTCGACGAGCGCCTCGAGGCTGGCCGCCGCGGAGACTCGCACCGAGCCCGCGCGTCAGGAGTCCCTCCATGGACATCGCTGAAGAGCAGCGCGCCTTCTACGGCGCCCTCCTGGACCAGTACGGAGATGACCCGCGCTCGCTGTCCCATCGGGACCAAGCCACGCAATATGAGCGCTTCCACCGGCTGGCCCGCGTCTTCGAGAGCGAGTCCGGCCCCTTCTCCGTGCACGAAATCGGGTGCGGGCTGGGCCACTTCGGCGAGTATCTCCAGCAGCACCATCCCCAGGCTCGCTACTCGGGCAGCGACGTGCATCCGTCCTTCACGGAGGCCTGCGCCCGCAAGTTCCCGCAGGGTTCCTTCTACACGCGAGACATCGTCGCGGCGCTGCCTCCCGAGCGTTACGACTACCTGACGCTGTCAGGCACCTTCAACGTCCGGCTCTCGGCGTCTCCCGCGGAGTGGCGAGGCTTCGTCGAGGGAATGCTCGGCGCGATGTACGCGCTGTGCACCAAGGGCTTCTCGGTGAACTTCCTCACCACCTTCCACGACCCCGAGTACACGCGCGAGGAGCTGTACTATCAGCCCCCCGGCGCGCTCCTGGACTTCGTGGTGGGGAAGCTCAGCCGCTTCTGGGAGCTGGATGCCGCCGGGCCGCTCTACGAGTACACGCTGCGCGTCTACCGTCCCGAGTACGTCCGCACGCGCCACGCGGATGACGCCTTCGCGCGCTACTTCCGGTCCGTCCCTCGCCCGTCCTCGACATGAGTGCCTCCGCCTCCAGCGCCCCCACCCCTCGGCTTTCTTGTCCACGCATCGCGGTGGTGGGCGCGGGCCCGGCGGGCCTCACCGCGGCCTATGTCCTGGCTCGCGCCGGGGCGCAGGTCGAAGTCCATGAAGGCAGCCGCGTCGTGGGCGGCCTGTCGCGCAGCCTCGACTTGTGGAACCAGCGGGTGGACCTGGGGCCGCATCGCTTCTACACGCAAGACCCTCGCATCAACGACCTCTGGAAGAGCGTCGTGGGCGAGGACTGGGGCACCGTCGAGTCCCATCCCGGCGTCTTCCGCAACGACGGCAAGGTGCTGCGCTATCCGCTCCAGGTCGTGGACGTGGTGCGCAAGGTGGGTTTCATCGAGTCCGTCCGGTGCGTGCTCGACTATGGCGCGCAGCAGCTTCGCCCGCGACCCGAGGTGCTCACCTTCGAGGACTGGCTGGTGCAGCGCTTCGGCCGCCGCGTCTACGAGCAGTTCTTCCGCGACTACAACGAGAAGTTCTTCGGACGGCCGTGCTCCCGAATCGACGCGGGGGTCGCGGGTGCCGCGTCCAAGGACTCGTCGCTGGTCGAAACGGTGCTCAACGCCTTGCGCATGGGGGTGGACAACGCCCGTGCTCGCGCCGTCAAACAAGTCACCGAGCGGTTCCCCTACCCTCAGCGCGGCACGGGTGAGGTGTACGAACGCATGGCGCGGTTCGTCGGGGACAACGGTGGCGAGGTGTTCCTCGAGAGCCGCGTGGAAGCCCTCGAAATCGAGGGCCGACGGGTGACGGGCCTGCGCACCGCCAAAGGCTCGCGGGCCTATGACTTCGTCATCTCCAGCGCGCCCCTCGTCCCCTTGGTGAGTCAGCTTCCCGACCAGCCTCCCGAGGTCCAACGCGCCCTCGTCGAAGCCCGCGACGTGCTCACCTTCCGCAGCGCGATTCTCGTGTACCTCGAGGTCCAGGGGACGAACCTGTTCCCCGAGTCCTGGCTGGAGATGCACACCCGCGCGGTGCGGACCTGCCGCGTGACGAACTTCCGCAACTGGGTCCCTGGCCTCTACGGACAGGAGCGCTCTTCCATCCTCTGCGTCGAGTACTGGTGCGCACAGGAGGAAGACCTGTGGACGCAGGGCGATGAGGCCCTGGCCGCACTGGCCCAGCGAGAGCTCGAGAGCGTGGGACTGCTGGGCTCGAACCCCGTCGGCCGCTCCCACGTGGTGCGACTGCCCCGCTGCTATCCCGTGTACCAACCCGGCTATCAGCGCGTCCTTCAGCCCCTGCAGACGCACCTCGACAGCTTCGAGCGACTGAGCTCCATCGGGCGAGGCGGACGCTTCTCCTACAACAGCCAGGACGCCAACTGGCGCATGGGTCTGGAGGCCGCGGACGGGGCTCGGACGGCGCTCGGCTTCTAGCCAGGCACCGGTCTTCGCCGTTCCGCGAGGACCTCAGCCGCCGCCGCGAACCGTGTCGTCCAGTTCGTCCGTGAGGCCGTGCTTCGCCAGACGGTAGCGGAAGGAGCGGAACGACAGCCCCAACAGGTCCGCGGCCCGCGTCTTCACTCCTCCGGCCTGCTTCAGCGCCGCCAGCAGGTACCGCCGCTCGCTGTCGTCCAGGTGGCGCTCCAGGTTGAAGCTCGCGCCCAGCTGCGGCTCTCCCGGTTCCCCCGGGCGCACCGCGGGCTCCGCCTCGCCGCGCACCGCGGGCGGCAACGTCGAGGGTCCCAGGAGGTCGGCATCGGACAGCGTCGCCGCGCGCTCCACCATGTTCTGCAACTGCCGCACGTTGCCGGGGAACGCGTAGCGCTCGAGCAACACCAACGTCTCCGGCGCGAAGCGCAAGCCCGGCCGGCCCAGCTCCTCCGCCATCCTCGACAGGAAGTGATTGGCCAGCAGCGAGATGTCGCCCGTGCGCTCACGCAATGGCGGCAGCTCCAACGTAATGACATTGAGGCGGTAGAAGAGGTCCTCGCGAAAGCGCCCCGCCTTCACCTCCGCCTCCAGCCTCCGGTTGGTCGCCGCGATGACTCGCGCCTGGAAGGGGACCTCCGCCGCGCTGCCCACCGGCTTCACCTTCCGCTCCTGCAACACCCGCAGGAGCTTCACCTGTGTCGCGAGCGGCATCTCCCCCACCTCGTCCAACATCACCGTCCCCTCCCCCGCCGACACCAACAGCCCCGCGCGCTCCTGCAGCGCCCCCGTGAAGGCCCCCTTCACGTGGCCGAACAGCTCGCTCTCCAGCGTGCCCTCGTTGAGCGCCGCGCAGTTGAAGGGGAGGAACGGGTGCGCCGCGCGATTGCCTCGCATGTGGATGGCCCGCGCCACCAGCTCCTTGCCCGTGCCACTCTCCCCCGTCACCAGCACCGTGCTGCGCCCCGGCGCCACCTTCTCCACCAGGGACCACACGCTCTGCATCCGCTCGCTGTGCCCCACCGCGACGCCCAGGCCCGGCAACAGCCGCGCGCGCAGCGTCGTGTTCTCCTGCCGCAAGAGGCGCTTCTCCAGCGCCTTCTGCACCAGGAGCCGGAGCTCCTCGTTGTCGAAGGGTTTGCAGATGTAGTCGTACGCCCCCTCGCGCATCGCCTCCACCGCGGCGGATGGCGTCCCGAAGGCGGTAATCAACACCACCTCCGGCGGCTCCTTGCGCGCTCGTGCCGCGCGCAGCACGTCCAGGCCGCTGCCCGTCCCCAGCTTCATGTCGGAGATGACCAGGTCGACGCCGTCGCGCGACAGGAGCTCGCACGCGGGCTTCACGCCGGGCACGCTCGTCACCATGTAGCCCTCGCGGTGCAGGAGGAGCTCCAGGTACTCGCGCATGGACAGCTCGTCGTCCACCACCAGGACGTGGCCTCGCGCGCCCTCAGCTGCATGTGTTGTCGTTGTCGTCACAGCGGCAACCCCACGACGAACTCCGTTCCCTCGGCCGGCGCCGAGCGCACCCGGATGGTACCGCCATGCGCGCGGATGATGGAGTGCGCGGTGGACAACCCCAGCCCCGTGCCACCATCCCGCGTGGTGAAGAAGGGCTCGAACAGGTGCCCCATCATCTCCTCGGTGATGCTGCCCGCCGAGTCCCACACGCGAATCTGGGCTTCCTTCTCCCCTCGCGCCAACCCCACCCTCACCTCACCCTGGGGGCCCGCCGCCTGGAAGCCATTGCGCACCAGGTTGATGAGCACCTGGCGCAGCTGGTCCGGGTCCACCGCCGCCATCAGCCGCTCCTGCGCGGACACCTCCACCCGCACGTCCCTGGCCAGCGGGTCCGCGCGCAGCATGTCCACTGTCTCCGTCAGCAACGCATCCAGGTGGACCTCTCGGCGCATCGGCTCCGGAGGACGGGCGAAGCGCAGGAAGTCATCCACCAGGCGCGCCAGCCGGTCCGACTCCCGCACCAGGATGTTGGTGAGCTTGAGCGACACCACGTCCGTCGGGCGCTCTTGCGCCAGGAGCTGCGCGGAGCCTCGCATCGCCGCCAGGGGATTTCGCAGCTCATGCGCGAGCTGCGCGGAGAGCGCCCCCAGGCTCGCGAGACGGTCCGAGCGCTTGAGGTCCTCCTCCATCCGCCGCAGCTCGGTCAGGTCCTGGAAGACGATGAGCAGCGCCCCTGGCTCACCCTCCAGCGGCGTCACCGACAGGCCGAGGATGCGCCGCTGGCCATGATTCGTGCTCACCACCAGCTCGCCTCGCGAAGAGCGCGGCGCGAGCCCGGAGACCCCTGGCAGGAGGGACTCGAGCGGCTGCCCCATGTGACGCCCGTCCTCGACGTGGAGGATGGCTCGCGCGGCGGTGTTGACGTAGGTGACGCGCCGCTGGGCATCACACGTGATGAGGCCCGAGGGCATCGACGAGAGGATCTGCTGCTGGAGCCCCCCCAGCCTGCGCAGGTCCTCCTCACGCGCCGACAGCGCGCCACCCGTCGCGGAGAGCTGCCGCGCCAGGTAGCCGGCGAGCACCGCGATGAGCGCGAGCGCCAGCAGGTTGCTGCCCAGCACGAAGAGGCCTCGGCTGGAAAACACCGGCCCCATGGGTGCGTCGCTCGACAGTCGCAGAACCACCACGAGACCGGAGAACGCCACAGCGCCCGACACTGCCACCCACAGCGCGCCCCGACCGTCCAACACCACGGCGGCGCCGATGACGGCCAGGCTGTAGAGGAACGTCAGCGGAGAGTCGGCCCCACCACTGAGGTACACGAGGCCCGTGGCGATGACAACGTCACCCACCACCTGCACCCAGGCATCCAGCCGCCCGGCCTTGCGGCGCCGAAGCCGAATCCCCACCACCACCGTGGAGACGTAGGCGGCGATGATGACGCCCAACGAGAGGGAGTCAGCCTGGCTCGGCTCCTCGAAGGGCTGAAGCAGCAGGCGACCCACGGTGATGACGAGCGACAGGCTCGCCGCCACCGTTCGGAACAACACCAGCCAGACCAGGCGCACACGCAGACGCTCGGCGGCGTCCGCGCGCACAGGGGGGACCGCAGAGTTACTTGATCGCGCCGGCAATGGAGAAGATGGGCAGGTACATGGCGATGAGGAAGCCACCGACCACGCCGCCGAGGAACACCATCAACAGAGGCTCAATCATCGCTGTCAGCGCGCTGACAGCGGTGTCCACCTCGTCGTCGTAGAAGTCGGCGATCTTGTTGAGCATGGTGTCCATGGCGCCGGTGGCCTCACCAACACCAATCATCTGCACCACCATGGAGGGGAACACCTTGGTCTCCTGAAGCGGACCGGCGATGTTCTTGCCTTCGGAGATCTTGCTCCGCACGTAGTAGATGGCCTCTTCCACCGTGCGATTGCCAGCCGTCTTCGCCGTCACGTCCAGCGCGTCCAGAATGGGAACGCCGGAGGAGATCATGGTGCCCAGCGTGCGCGTGAAGCGCGCCACCGCGACCTTGCGCAGCACGGGTCCGAACAGCGGCGCCTTGAGGAACACCTTGTCCCAGAACTTGCGGCCCTTGGGCTGCTTGTAGCTCCAGGAGAAGGAGAAGACGAGCGCGGCGATAGAGCCGAAGACGTACAGCCAGTAGTCCTGCGCCCACTGAGACAGGTCCACGACGAACTGGGTGGGGGCCGGTAGGGCGGAGCCGAAGTCCGCGAACATCGCCGCGAACACGGGCGTCACCTTCAAGAGCAGGAGCGCCGTCACGCCGATGGCGACCAGGATGACGATGGCCGGGTAGGTCATCGCGCCCTTCACCTTGCGCTTGAGCTTCTCCGACTTCTCCCGGTAGGCCGCCAGACGGTTGAGGATGGTGTCGAGGATACCGCCCACCTCGCCGGCCGCGCACAGCTGGATGTAGAGCTCGTCGAAGACCTTGGGGTGCTCCTTCAGCGCATCCGCGAAGGTGCTGCCCTGCTCC
This window contains:
- a CDS encoding FAD-dependent oxidoreductase gives rise to the protein MSASASSAPTPRLSCPRIAVVGAGPAGLTAAYVLARAGAQVEVHEGSRVVGGLSRSLDLWNQRVDLGPHRFYTQDPRINDLWKSVVGEDWGTVESHPGVFRNDGKVLRYPLQVVDVVRKVGFIESVRCVLDYGAQQLRPRPEVLTFEDWLVQRFGRRVYEQFFRDYNEKFFGRPCSRIDAGVAGAASKDSSLVETVLNALRMGVDNARARAVKQVTERFPYPQRGTGEVYERMARFVGDNGGEVFLESRVEALEIEGRRVTGLRTAKGSRAYDFVISSAPLVPLVSQLPDQPPEVQRALVEARDVLTFRSAILVYLEVQGTNLFPESWLEMHTRAVRTCRVTNFRNWVPGLYGQERSSILCVEYWCAQEEDLWTQGDEALAALAQRELESVGLLGSNPVGRSHVVRLPRCYPVYQPGYQRVLQPLQTHLDSFERLSSIGRGGRFSYNSQDANWRMGLEAADGARTALGF
- a CDS encoding WbqC family protein; translated protein: MLAVPRHTVAIIQSNYLPWKGYFDIIHDVDTFIFYDDVQYTHRDWRNRNRVKTPQGPVWLTVPVGSSTSRRICDVRIEEHSWARKHWETLRHQYGNAPHFDRYAPLLREVYLERTWTHLSELNQFLIRRIAQECLGLQTRFRDSREWPLTGAKQERILDLLRQAGATHYVSGPAARDYLRQEAFDAAGIGLTYKDYAGYPEYPQHHPPFEHSVTVLDVLFHLGPEAPEAIWGWRGQAR
- a CDS encoding glycosyltransferase family 39 protein, translating into MTAPGLTISYHPPFSASSPGELYQWLGHALLLVPGGVLLGLSVVHWGSGPAVRLWRRLEGLTAQEKTAGALLVGVVAFLAARIGRAVFLLDRAFTDDEQAARFGGQVLASGRVLVKLTDPIEAFPTLFFYVRDGMGSSFEWLGLQLAWAFGELTGTGSLVFSLAAAVPAVAVAWVVTRRLGAAWGAVAALLVLLSPMSALLSMTSHAHLLSRAALSVAVVFYLQAEEKGGRWWTWFGAMGGVAFLCRPFESLFFLAPFYLWVLWRLVRRELPVGACLGGLVLGWAPALVAFLAFNHAVTGDALLPARVSMYTFPAKLSAHDGSLWERFGGNTSYNALMLGVWFLGPVGMLLVGAGASWDRLTKLLLLSVLSLLGLGLFHDNHGIHSVGPIHYSECVPALALVAVHGLKRLVDVARKAELPRATVMAGVLGALVVGLGILGARNALSLREQARIHESMDAFVNDAGLGRAVVLAPQYGVAWNQVPAFRKVGSFVFEWAPPRPDQDQDVIVLHDGPGFAEKLRPQFPDRRFFRMVPGKSPDPFRLVPLDSGPAPATATDEGAR
- a CDS encoding glycosyltransferase family 2 protein, whose amino-acid sequence is MSPSAVDISVVVPCFRGETSLPELCSRLIRTLEARQSSFEVILVDDSARPSLWAVIEGLAQSDARIVGVRLMRNFGQHNATVCGFRHARGRWVVTLDEDLQNPPEEIGTLLARAEEADTDVVYGLPRVRQGPGWRSLASRLIMVIPRKVMRVGFDISAFRLISGRVAAEVARSERHDIILDIYLSWVTDRITATEVRHDHPDGLRSSYTLSRLVTVFFNLLFNYATFPLRLASVGGFFLSVLSAIAGGFVLYSRITGHITVPGWASLAVAVLFSSGVTLLGVGILSEYVARIFLQINQKPQSVVRQSTSASRLAAAETRTEPARQESLHGHR
- the rffA gene encoding dTDP-4-amino-4,6-dideoxygalactose transaminase, with the translated sequence MTIPFNRLQMLGNEARYIEQALANSHLMGDGGFTRKCHALLEEALGVKRALLTTSCTHAMEMAGLLLDLQPGDEVIVPSFTFVSTANAFALRGARPVFADVRPDTLNLDENKLESLITERTRLIVPVHYAGVGCEMDTILDIAQRRGVSVVEDNAHGLFGSYRGRPLGTLGVFSSLSFHETKNVSCGEGGALLINDERYTERAEIIREKGTNRSRFFRGMVDKYTWVDIGSSYVMSDLLAAFLYGQLCERERIQTRRREIWDTYHRELSGWASAQGVVQPHVPAHCDHASHLYYLLMPSLDVRTRFIQQLRQQGINAVFHYLPLHLSDMGRKYGGKAGDCPVTEDVSDRLVRLPFFSTMTEAEQATVVSAVRDFRC
- a CDS encoding tetratricopeptide repeat protein, with translation MRGSRSEVPFAAPRALITFITALVVYAGTLRNGFVYDDNQLVVDNPWLRSLDELGDAFVKPLFAFEDSPLEQAERSHAEAYFRPFAHVFLFVGRTLFGLTPWPYHLMLMLMHAVASVLVGWLLRTCLRRPDGSLTEESEWAALAGALLFAVHPVHTEAVAWVSGCMDVSATVLVLLGVRLMVSGPASWRRGVGATLLWFSALMFKEVAIVFPAVLWATDRAAGVRPASPGLRGWALRYAALGLGLLGYAAFRLNAVGASLPVPGGEGRAGMYPVHTLALAGKLMGKLFWPHPLISTVPLRVLPEPAQVALGSLLLAGLLVVLWRHRRRESPAFAGGIWLLAPLLPIFLLQFRGVESYAERFLYLPSVGFSLLVAVALRWVLERRRENARALRLFAGGIVALFAVMTLWRVPVWHDDISLWEDSVASVPEQPLLRAYLGASYLKARRAEDALPQLEISARAFPHNYKIQSDLAVALALLGRIDESILQLERTLQLRPSAVVVVHNLGLALRRAKRLDEALVRFQEALRLAPQRVDSHLELGRTLLQLGRPSEAMASFEEALRLRPELEPARRGMQQARMALGTSSPVR
- a CDS encoding class I SAM-dependent methyltransferase, with the protein product MDIAEEQRAFYGALLDQYGDDPRSLSHRDQATQYERFHRLARVFESESGPFSVHEIGCGLGHFGEYLQQHHPQARYSGSDVHPSFTEACARKFPQGSFYTRDIVAALPPERYDYLTLSGTFNVRLSASPAEWRGFVEGMLGAMYALCTKGFSVNFLTTFHDPEYTREELYYQPPGALLDFVVGKLSRFWELDAAGPLYEYTLRVYRPEYVRTRHADDAFARYFRSVPRPSST